In Candidatus Hydrogenedentota bacterium, the following are encoded in one genomic region:
- a CDS encoding prepilin-type N-terminal cleavage/methylation domain-containing protein: protein MNAKRHNRFGYTLTELLIVLAILAMLSGLAIPAVVKIGGFLSKKSDAAARDLYGVLRAARISAISYRKDTAVVYVVHWRPDNYSNGQSYIIDGYSMATRATKEQVAFILNPPTVVVDNAAYQDLENSLAAFAARLNDQSIQEDDVFILPQETQARFRAMPNNTAVIGHLTAQEEQTLAATGFVDVPPQSLAEFVDGTNDPEGRYRGLHSRGMRTIYMFRERDADGFLEPIAAEITIDPAAAPLSNAFPAHVFLPTGELSVPGDSLEPWKERITIAVGASPDAPLEDRFTVAPNEGPQPVMAAPARIEVYRSTGRIQIGS, encoded by the coding sequence ATGAACGCGAAACGACATAACCGCTTCGGCTACACGCTGACGGAACTGCTCATCGTGCTGGCGATCCTCGCGATGCTTTCCGGGCTGGCGATCCCCGCCGTCGTGAAGATCGGCGGGTTCCTCAGCAAGAAGAGCGACGCGGCCGCGCGCGATCTGTACGGCGTGCTGCGCGCCGCGCGCATCAGCGCGATTTCGTACCGAAAAGATACCGCGGTCGTGTACGTCGTTCATTGGCGGCCGGACAATTACAGCAACGGGCAGTCGTACATCATCGACGGGTACAGCATGGCAACCCGGGCGACGAAAGAGCAGGTCGCGTTCATTCTGAACCCGCCAACCGTGGTTGTCGACAATGCCGCGTATCAAGACTTGGAGAATTCCCTCGCGGCGTTCGCGGCCCGGCTCAACGACCAGTCCATCCAGGAGGACGACGTGTTCATCCTCCCGCAGGAGACGCAGGCGCGATTCCGTGCGATGCCAAACAATACCGCCGTCATCGGTCACTTGACCGCGCAGGAAGAACAGACGCTGGCCGCGACCGGCTTTGTCGACGTGCCGCCGCAGTCGCTCGCCGAGTTTGTGGACGGGACCAACGATCCGGAAGGACGGTACCGCGGACTGCATTCGCGCGGCATGCGCACGATTTACATGTTTCGCGAGCGCGACGCCGACGGTTTCCTGGAACCGATCGCCGCGGAGATCACGATCGATCCCGCCGCGGCGCCGCTGTCCAACGCGTTTCCCGCCCACGTGTTCTTGCCGACCGGCGAGTTGAGCGTCCCGGGCGACAGCCTGGAGCCGTGGAAGGAGCGCATCACGATCGCCGTCGGCGCATCTCCCGACGCGCCGCTGGAAGACCGGTTTACCGTAGCCCCGAACGAGGGACCTCAACCCGTGATGGCGGCGCCCGCTCGGATCGAAGTGTACCGCTCGACAGGGCGGATCCAAATCGGATCGTAG